The following are from one region of the Chromobacterium phragmitis genome:
- a CDS encoding TetR/AcrR family transcriptional regulator, producing MRYPDSHKAQTRRRIVAMAALRFRAEGLAGVGIANLMADLGLTHGGFYAHFAGKDELVAAACGEALRQMAQQWRQRLESAADGTRLAALAEDYLSPTHRDFPDSGCAAAALAGEIARQNPAVRRDFASGLEPLMAILDDARRLDGGGMAPEASLALMVGALLLARAVPDSELSRRFLDQARAALAAQRG from the coding sequence ATGCGCTATCCGGATTCGCACAAGGCCCAGACCCGCCGCCGCATCGTGGCCATGGCCGCGCTGCGCTTTCGCGCCGAAGGGCTGGCCGGCGTCGGCATCGCCAATCTGATGGCCGACCTGGGCCTGACCCACGGCGGCTTCTACGCCCATTTCGCCGGCAAGGACGAACTGGTGGCCGCCGCCTGCGGCGAGGCGCTGCGGCAAATGGCCCAGCAATGGCGGCAACGGCTGGAGAGCGCGGCAGACGGGACACGGCTGGCGGCGCTGGCCGAAGATTATCTCAGCCCCACCCACCGCGACTTTCCCGACTCCGGCTGCGCGGCGGCGGCGCTGGCCGGCGAGATCGCGCGCCAGAATCCGGCGGTCCGCCGCGACTTCGCCTCCGGACTGGAGCCCCTGATGGCCATATTGGACGACGCCCGCCGGCTCGACGGCGGCGGCATGGCGCCCGAAGCCAGCCTGGCCCTTATGGTGGGCGCGCTGCTGCTGGCGCGGGCGGTGCCGGACTCCGAGCTGTCGCGGCGCTTCCTGGATCAGGCGCGCGCCGCGCTCGCGGCTCAGCGCGGGTAG
- a CDS encoding substrate-binding periplasmic protein, producing MRYHGLALGILSWAVLLAAPVEAAQRLKITLSNQEWPPYMGQGLPYDGILSRLVKEAFARGGVDVAFRYYPNNRTLQSARNGQVDGSFGWAPTAERKHDLLYTLPVLSARMVFYQRKSRRLEWSRWADLKGARVGVTVGNYYSDEFDAEAKNGTLSVDSAPDDLVNLRKLLAGRIDLFPIDMEVGRYLIAHHFTPVQAVQLEPQSRSFWSAPLHVVIWRKHAQGKELVERFNRGLKALQDSGDFERLLQETREACLKPRGYPR from the coding sequence ATGCGATACCACGGCCTGGCGCTGGGTATCCTGAGCTGGGCCGTGTTGCTGGCGGCTCCGGTTGAGGCTGCCCAACGCCTCAAGATCACGCTCTCCAATCAGGAATGGCCGCCGTACATGGGCCAGGGCCTGCCATACGACGGCATTCTGTCGCGGCTGGTGAAGGAAGCTTTCGCCCGCGGCGGCGTCGATGTCGCTTTTCGCTATTACCCCAACAACCGCACGCTGCAATCGGCCCGCAACGGCCAGGTGGATGGCAGCTTCGGCTGGGCGCCGACGGCGGAGCGTAAGCATGACTTGTTGTACACGCTGCCGGTGTTGTCGGCGCGCATGGTGTTCTACCAGCGCAAGAGCCGCAGGCTGGAGTGGAGCCGTTGGGCCGATTTGAAGGGCGCCCGCGTCGGCGTCACCGTCGGCAACTACTATTCCGACGAGTTCGACGCCGAGGCCAAGAACGGCACCTTGTCGGTGGACAGCGCGCCCGACGACTTGGTCAATCTGCGCAAGTTGCTGGCGGGCCGCATCGACCTGTTCCCGATAGACATGGAAGTGGGCCGCTACCTGATCGCCCATCACTTCACGCCGGTGCAGGCGGTGCAACTGGAGCCGCAAAGCCGCTCGTTCTGGTCGGCGCCGCTGCACGTGGTGATCTGGCGCAAGCACGCGCAAGGCAAGGAACTGGTGGAGCGTTTCAACCGCGGCCTGAAGGCGCTGCAGGACAGCGGCGATTTCGAGCGTCTGCTGCAGGAAACGCGGGAAGCCTGCCTGAAGCCGCGCGGCTACCCGCGCTGA
- a CDS encoding DEAD/DEAH box helicase: MSDLTFADLGLADPLLRAVADTGYTTPTPIQAQAIPQVLQGGDLLAAAQTGTGKTAGFTLPLLQLLMRSPSHHAGRPRALVLTPTRELAAQVEESVRTYSKYLPLKSLVMFGGVNINPQIKALRAPVDILVATPGRLLDHVGQKTVDLSGVEILVLDEADRMLDMGFIHDIKKVLAKLPAKRQNLLFSATFSDEIKTLADKLLDNPKLVEVARRNTTNELVTQKVHLVDRDKKTDLLIHLIREQNWFQVLVFTRTKHGANRLAEKLDKIGIPAAAIHGNKSQNARTRALADFKSGELQVLVATDIAARGLDIDQLPHVVNFELPNVPEDYVHRIGRTGRAGSPGEALSLVCVDEFSFLRDIEKLIKMSIERFTVPGFEADLNVKPEPIPMGGGARGRGQGQGRGGQGQGQRHGHGQGQPRNAPAKPRHQTESKPAGHGRNGGPRQGQGGGQGRSSKPAAAKSALFSPPKNR, encoded by the coding sequence ATGTCCGATCTTACCTTCGCCGACCTAGGCCTGGCCGACCCGCTGCTGCGCGCGGTGGCCGACACCGGTTATACCACGCCGACGCCGATTCAGGCTCAGGCGATTCCCCAGGTACTGCAAGGCGGCGACCTGTTGGCCGCGGCCCAGACCGGCACCGGCAAGACCGCCGGTTTCACCCTGCCGCTGCTGCAGCTGTTGATGCGTTCGCCCAGCCATCATGCCGGCCGCCCGCGCGCGCTGGTGCTGACCCCGACCCGCGAGCTGGCCGCCCAGGTGGAAGAGTCGGTGCGCACCTACAGCAAATACCTGCCCTTGAAGTCGCTGGTGATGTTCGGCGGCGTCAACATCAATCCGCAGATCAAGGCCTTGCGCGCGCCGGTGGACATCCTGGTGGCGACGCCGGGCCGCCTGCTGGACCACGTCGGCCAGAAGACCGTCGACCTGTCCGGCGTCGAGATCCTGGTATTGGACGAAGCCGACCGCATGCTGGACATGGGCTTCATCCACGACATCAAGAAGGTGCTGGCCAAGCTGCCGGCCAAGCGCCAGAACCTGCTGTTCTCGGCCACCTTCTCCGACGAGATCAAGACGCTGGCCGACAAGCTGCTGGACAACCCCAAGCTGGTGGAAGTGGCGCGCCGCAACACCACCAACGAACTGGTGACCCAGAAGGTACACCTGGTTGACCGGGATAAGAAGACCGATCTGTTGATCCACCTCATCCGCGAGCAGAATTGGTTCCAGGTACTGGTGTTTACCCGCACCAAGCACGGTGCCAACCGCCTGGCCGAGAAGCTGGACAAGATCGGCATCCCGGCCGCGGCCATCCACGGCAACAAGAGCCAGAATGCGCGCACCCGCGCGCTGGCCGATTTCAAGAGCGGCGAGCTGCAAGTGCTGGTGGCCACCGACATCGCCGCGCGCGGCCTGGACATCGACCAGCTGCCGCACGTGGTCAACTTCGAGCTGCCCAACGTGCCGGAAGACTACGTGCACCGCATCGGCCGCACCGGCCGCGCCGGCAGTCCGGGCGAAGCGCTGTCGCTGGTGTGCGTCGACGAGTTCAGCTTCCTGCGCGACATCGAGAAACTGATCAAGATGTCGATCGAGCGTTTCACCGTGCCGGGCTTCGAAGCCGACTTGAACGTCAAGCCGGAGCCGATTCCGATGGGCGGCGGCGCCCGCGGCCGCGGACAAGGCCAGGGACGCGGCGGCCAGGGACAAGGCCAGCGCCACGGCCACGGGCAGGGCCAACCACGCAACGCGCCGGCCAAGCCGCGCCACCAGACCGAAAGCAAGCCGGCCGGCCATGGCCGCAACGGCGGCCCGCGCCAGGGCCAGGGCGGCGGCCAGGGGCGCTCGTCCAAGCCGGCGGCGGCCAAGTCCGCGCTGTTCAGCCCGCCGAAAAACCGCTGA
- a CDS encoding MliC family protein, which yields MPVVPSRLIGLLLFAPALALAGKSDHPRPGGEGAPLAALPPVATDFRCDQPANMVESMVCQDDGLTRLDNRLEKVYAQALSQAEQSRSGAQAKLIAEQKRWVKSLKDCLKDEDPHMCLGDTYILRITQLQATWNLAQSLTPLRYLCKGAPGATILATFYRTHPATAKLERGNAMVIVHQGLSGSGARYEGQGVEFWIKGRDASVNWRGEALSCTSQPSP from the coding sequence ATGCCCGTAGTTCCATCTCGGCTGATTGGCTTGCTGCTGTTCGCGCCCGCGCTTGCCCTGGCCGGCAAGAGCGACCACCCGCGCCCCGGCGGCGAGGGCGCGCCTCTTGCCGCGCTGCCGCCCGTGGCCACCGACTTCCGCTGCGACCAGCCCGCCAATATGGTGGAAAGCATGGTGTGCCAGGACGATGGCCTGACCCGCCTCGACAACCGGCTGGAGAAAGTCTACGCCCAGGCGCTGAGCCAGGCCGAGCAGAGCCGCAGCGGCGCGCAGGCCAAGCTGATCGCCGAACAGAAGCGCTGGGTGAAGAGCTTGAAGGACTGCCTGAAGGACGAAGACCCGCACATGTGCCTGGGCGACACCTACATTCTGCGCATCACCCAGCTGCAGGCCACCTGGAACCTGGCGCAATCGCTGACGCCGCTGCGTTACCTGTGCAAGGGCGCGCCCGGCGCCACCATCCTCGCGACCTTCTACCGCACCCACCCGGCCACCGCCAAACTGGAGCGCGGCAACGCGATGGTGATCGTCCATCAGGGCCTGAGCGGCAGCGGCGCGCGCTACGAGGGACAGGGCGTGGAATTCTGGATCAAGGGCCGCGACGCCAGCGTCAACTGGCGCGGCGAAGCGCTGAGCTGCACCAGCCAACCCTCGCCTTGA
- a CDS encoding YaeQ family protein codes for MALTATIYKATLTLSDMDRGYYATHQLTLAQHPSETLERMMLRIAAFALNASETLAFTRGLCADDEPELWQKNYADEIELWVDLGEPDEKRLKKACSRSERVALYSYGGRASEVWWSQNEGKLARLDKLEVFRIDFDALQALAALAERSMQLTATIQDGQLWMSSGDQSVLLEPLRLK; via the coding sequence ATGGCCCTGACCGCCACCATATACAAAGCCACCCTGACGCTGTCCGACATGGACCGCGGCTATTACGCCACCCACCAGCTGACCCTGGCCCAGCATCCGTCCGAAACGCTGGAGCGGATGATGCTGCGCATCGCCGCCTTCGCGCTCAACGCCAGCGAAACGCTGGCCTTCACCCGCGGCCTGTGCGCCGACGACGAGCCGGAGCTGTGGCAGAAGAATTACGCCGACGAGATCGAACTGTGGGTGGATCTGGGCGAGCCGGACGAGAAGCGGCTGAAGAAAGCCTGCTCCCGCTCCGAGCGCGTGGCGCTGTACAGCTACGGCGGCCGCGCCAGCGAGGTGTGGTGGAGCCAGAACGAGGGCAAGCTCGCCCGCCTGGACAAACTGGAAGTGTTCCGCATCGATTTCGACGCCTTGCAGGCGCTGGCTGCGCTGGCCGAGCGCAGCATGCAACTGACCGCCACCATCCAGGACGGCCAGTTGTGGATGAGCAGCGGCGATCAGTCGGTGCTGCTGGAGCCGCTGCGGCTGAAGTAA
- a CDS encoding GNAT family N-acetyltransferase encodes MLTLRPAAEADIPVIAALHAGSWRASYRGILPDDYLDRRADDDRLAIWRGRFASPARLWLRIACWNGEPVGFACLLPDEAPELGVYLDNLHVRADQQGRGIGRALMAAAAAEACRAAPGRPLYLWVYERNADACAVYARLGGEEAERQEVDTPAGTRAVALRFSWPDPARLLPAGI; translated from the coding sequence ATGCTGACCCTGCGCCCCGCCGCCGAAGCCGACATCCCCGTGATCGCCGCCTTGCACGCCGGCAGCTGGCGCGCGAGCTACCGCGGCATCCTGCCCGACGACTATCTGGACCGCCGCGCGGACGACGACAGGCTGGCGATCTGGCGCGGCCGCTTCGCCTCGCCGGCGCGGCTCTGGTTGCGGATCGCCTGCTGGAACGGCGAACCGGTCGGCTTCGCCTGCCTGCTGCCGGACGAGGCGCCGGAACTGGGCGTCTATCTGGACAACCTGCACGTGCGCGCCGATCAACAAGGCCGCGGCATCGGCCGGGCGTTGATGGCCGCCGCCGCGGCCGAGGCCTGCCGCGCCGCTCCGGGCCGCCCTCTCTACCTGTGGGTATACGAGCGCAACGCCGACGCCTGCGCCGTCTATGCCAGGCTGGGCGGCGAAGAGGCGGAACGCCAGGAAGTGGACACTCCCGCCGGCACCCGCGCCGTCGCGCTGCGCTTCAGCTGGCCGGACCCGGCGCGGCTCCTCCCCGCCGGGATTTGA
- a CDS encoding M48 family metallopeptidase — translation MPTLKYLPQYPPALVLQAQTLFDSGELGPLLRDKYPDRHDVQTDKALYQFVSELKQRYLKHAPLPAKVLYDNQQHPLKGTLGTNTAISRVQGGRLKSKNEIRIASLFRELPLPFLQMIAVHELVRTSNLICGEMCKLTKMDTISLLQ, via the coding sequence ATGCCCACCCTCAAATACCTGCCGCAATATCCGCCCGCCCTGGTTCTGCAGGCTCAGACGCTGTTCGACTCCGGCGAACTCGGCCCGCTGCTGCGCGACAAGTACCCCGATCGCCATGACGTGCAAACCGACAAGGCGCTGTATCAGTTCGTGTCCGAACTGAAGCAGCGCTATCTGAAACACGCGCCGCTGCCGGCCAAGGTGCTGTACGACAACCAGCAACATCCGCTGAAGGGCACGCTGGGCACCAACACCGCCATCTCCCGGGTGCAGGGCGGCCGACTGAAAAGCAAGAACGAAATCCGCATCGCCTCGCTGTTCCGCGAGTTGCCGCTGCCTTTTCTGCAAATGATCGCGGTGCACGAGCTGGTACGCACAAGTAATCTTATCTGCGGCGAGATGTGCAAGTTAACAAAAATGGACACCATTAGTCTTTTGCAATAG
- a CDS encoding YgjP-like metallopeptidase domain-containing protein encodes MTTLHYLNGYPSALLERIHTLLEQGQLGTWLEHKYPTRHDIQTDKALYQYVAELKQRYLKNAPAVAKVQFDNQQHPVKGTLGTNTFVARVQGGKLKSKNEIRIAALFRDAPEEFLRMIVVHELSHLKEKDHNKAFYQLCCHMEPDYHQLEFDMRVWLTWRERA; translated from the coding sequence ATGACCACGCTTCACTACCTCAACGGCTACCCCTCCGCGCTGCTCGAGCGCATCCACACCCTGCTGGAACAAGGCCAGCTCGGCACCTGGCTGGAGCACAAGTATCCGACGCGCCACGATATCCAGACCGACAAGGCACTGTACCAGTACGTGGCCGAACTGAAACAGCGCTACCTGAAAAACGCGCCCGCCGTGGCCAAGGTGCAATTCGACAACCAGCAGCATCCGGTAAAGGGCACGCTCGGCACCAACACCTTCGTGGCGCGCGTGCAGGGCGGCAAGCTGAAGAGCAAGAACGAGATCCGCATCGCCGCGCTGTTCCGCGATGCGCCGGAGGAGTTCCTGCGCATGATCGTGGTGCATGAGCTTTCACACTTAAAAGAAAAAGACCACAACAAAGCGTTCTATCAGCTGTGCTGCCATATGGAGCCGGACTACCACCAGTTGGAGTTTGATATGCGGGTGTGGCTGACCTGGCGCGAGCGCGCGTAA
- a CDS encoding TrlF family AAA-like ATPase: MDARKNLFQRGSEWRQWDLHIHTPASFHWKGKKFNADPNSAENRALVDEMIAALNAAEPAVFALMDYWTFDGWFALRRRLKEAGAPQLTKTVFPGIELRLMAPMDTRLNAHVLFSDEVDDQILQDFKAALQVEVISRPLSDASLVLLARTVTEDKLKVHGYKKDEIDADQEKALLAGSMIAEINCDSYKTAIAKVPNGHAIGFMPYDTSDGLAEVKWQDHYAYFIGLCKTSPIFESRNLDLRGAFVGEVTPGNAKFIKSFQQGLGNVPRLVVSGSDAHCFVGVKGDNNKRGYGDFPSGKATWIKADPSFRGLLQAIMEPAKRSFIGERPHKQVEIVENKTFFIDRVVIAKIPGAAITSSWLDGTNLPLNPDLVAIIGNKGSGKSALADVIALLGNSRQKAHFSFLKKERFRGKSGDPAKNFVATLEWLDARTEERNLNDDPPEDKVELVRYIPQGHFEDLCNAHASGRSNAFENELRAVIFSHASDAIRLGALDFDQLIEQQESGFRHQLIEFRKDLRRLNQEISGFEDQLQPEVRGTLQELLAQKSRQIDEHNRIKPAPIAKPAAELSSEQQGVATALEDISGKLKDIEESAAKNASNDLILAGKLKAIQNVRERLRLLDRSYKQFLDDTPKDLTTLGLLASDLVNLTLNYHPLDQLATTIHEEQAKLKLANESAEDEKTKLLTEQMALETKLNAPQLLYQQNLKAIEDWELKLADLTGTLEAPDTLKGLQARIAQLDSLPDLLTRHREQRAKLAGEIFDILDAQRRAREELFKPVQDLIQSNHLIRDEYKLQFQATLGGSSDVVAASLFTLIKQNSGEFRGEDESYGAIRKLAEQFDFNKRGDVLDFVAQLHDKIVAAATNGKNSVGIGPILRKDKVASDVYDLLFGLPFLEPRYSLLFQEAQIEQLSPGQRGALLLIFYLLVDKGRSPIILDQPEENLDNETVVSLLVPVLTEAKKRRQIIMVTHNPNLAVVCDAEQVIWSVFDRKNASKISYLGGAIENPAINVHVVNVLEGTMPAFNNRSSKYH; encoded by the coding sequence ATGGATGCAAGAAAAAATCTGTTTCAGCGCGGCTCCGAATGGCGGCAGTGGGATTTGCATATCCATACCCCAGCTTCCTTTCACTGGAAGGGGAAAAAATTTAACGCGGACCCCAACTCCGCTGAGAACCGCGCACTTGTTGACGAGATGATTGCCGCACTCAATGCAGCCGAGCCTGCAGTATTTGCCTTAATGGACTATTGGACATTTGATGGATGGTTTGCCCTTCGGCGACGCTTGAAGGAGGCTGGTGCACCGCAACTGACAAAGACCGTCTTTCCTGGTATCGAACTGCGGCTTATGGCGCCGATGGACACTCGCCTCAACGCGCATGTACTGTTCTCCGATGAAGTTGATGATCAGATTCTTCAAGATTTCAAAGCAGCTCTCCAGGTCGAAGTTATATCACGGCCTTTATCTGACGCATCCTTGGTATTGCTCGCCCGTACCGTCACAGAAGACAAGTTGAAAGTCCACGGATACAAGAAGGATGAGATTGATGCGGACCAAGAAAAAGCACTCCTGGCTGGGTCAATGATTGCGGAGATAAACTGCGATAGTTATAAGACTGCGATAGCGAAAGTGCCCAACGGGCATGCGATTGGTTTCATGCCTTACGACACGAGTGACGGCCTCGCAGAAGTTAAGTGGCAGGACCACTACGCCTATTTCATTGGTCTGTGTAAAACATCGCCAATCTTCGAGTCGCGTAATCTTGATCTTCGCGGAGCCTTTGTTGGGGAGGTTACCCCTGGGAATGCAAAATTTATAAAAAGCTTCCAGCAAGGGCTTGGCAACGTACCACGACTAGTTGTGTCAGGAAGTGATGCGCATTGTTTTGTTGGCGTAAAGGGGGATAACAACAAACGAGGTTACGGCGATTTCCCCTCAGGAAAAGCAACCTGGATCAAAGCTGATCCATCCTTTCGTGGCCTACTCCAGGCCATCATGGAACCAGCAAAGCGTTCCTTCATTGGTGAGCGTCCTCACAAGCAAGTCGAGATTGTCGAGAACAAAACGTTTTTCATTGACAGAGTGGTGATAGCCAAAATACCTGGAGCAGCGATTACCAGTTCATGGCTTGATGGAACGAACCTTCCTCTGAACCCCGATCTCGTGGCAATCATAGGGAACAAGGGTAGTGGGAAAAGTGCATTGGCTGATGTTATTGCGCTATTGGGAAATTCACGACAGAAGGCCCACTTTTCTTTTCTCAAGAAAGAACGATTCAGAGGTAAATCTGGCGATCCTGCGAAAAACTTTGTCGCGACACTCGAATGGCTTGATGCACGCACGGAGGAGCGCAATCTGAATGATGACCCACCAGAAGACAAGGTAGAACTCGTCCGCTATATCCCTCAAGGGCACTTCGAGGATTTGTGTAATGCCCATGCATCTGGGCGTTCGAACGCTTTCGAGAATGAGTTGAGAGCTGTAATTTTTTCTCATGCAAGCGATGCAATTCGCCTCGGTGCTCTCGATTTCGACCAGCTTATTGAACAGCAGGAAAGCGGCTTTCGGCACCAGCTCATCGAATTCCGGAAAGACCTGCGGAGGCTCAATCAGGAAATATCCGGATTTGAGGATCAGCTTCAGCCTGAAGTGCGAGGCACCTTACAAGAGCTACTTGCGCAAAAAAGTCGTCAAATCGATGAACACAACAGGATAAAACCAGCACCTATAGCTAAGCCGGCGGCCGAGCTGTCTTCTGAGCAGCAGGGGGTTGCGACCGCGTTGGAGGACATTTCGGGGAAGCTGAAAGACATTGAAGAATCCGCTGCCAAAAATGCGAGCAATGATTTAATACTTGCCGGAAAGCTTAAGGCCATCCAAAACGTGCGAGAGCGATTGCGCTTGCTTGACCGTTCATATAAACAGTTCCTTGATGACACGCCGAAGGATCTGACCACACTCGGCCTCTTGGCGAGTGATCTTGTTAATTTGACGCTCAATTATCACCCGCTCGATCAGCTCGCAACCACCATCCATGAGGAGCAAGCGAAACTTAAACTTGCCAATGAAAGCGCCGAGGATGAAAAAACGAAGCTATTGACAGAGCAGATGGCTCTAGAAACAAAACTTAATGCGCCGCAACTCTTGTATCAGCAGAATTTGAAAGCAATCGAGGATTGGGAATTAAAGCTAGCGGATCTTACGGGTACGCTGGAGGCACCGGATACGCTCAAGGGACTTCAAGCACGCATAGCACAGCTAGACAGTCTCCCGGATCTGCTGACCCGCCATCGCGAGCAGCGCGCCAAACTTGCAGGCGAGATCTTCGATATTCTTGATGCTCAACGGCGCGCACGCGAAGAGTTGTTCAAGCCCGTACAGGACTTAATTCAAAGCAATCACCTCATTCGCGATGAATACAAGCTTCAGTTTCAAGCAACCTTGGGCGGCTCTTCCGATGTAGTGGCCGCATCCCTGTTCACACTAATCAAACAAAACTCGGGTGAGTTCCGTGGCGAAGATGAAAGCTATGGAGCAATCCGGAAGCTCGCAGAACAGTTCGATTTCAACAAGCGAGGTGACGTTCTTGATTTTGTTGCTCAACTGCACGATAAGATCGTGGCTGCAGCAACCAACGGCAAAAACTCTGTTGGGATAGGCCCCATTTTACGAAAAGATAAAGTGGCAAGCGATGTTTACGACTTGCTGTTCGGCCTTCCTTTTCTTGAGCCACGTTACTCTCTGTTGTTTCAGGAGGCTCAAATTGAACAGCTTTCACCTGGGCAACGTGGTGCCCTGCTGCTCATTTTCTACCTCCTCGTTGACAAGGGGCGTTCCCCAATCATTCTGGATCAGCCCGAAGAGAACCTAGACAACGAGACAGTTGTTAGTCTGCTTGTCCCTGTCTTGACCGAAGCCAAGAAGCGGCGACAGATTATAATGGTCACTCATAACCCGAACCTTGCGGTGGTGTGCGATGCGGAGCAGGTTATCTGGTCGGTATTCGATCGCAAGAATGCATCAAAGATTTCATATTTAGGGGGGGCAATCGAGAACCCCGCGATCAATGTGCATGTCGTTAATGTACTGGAAGGCACAATGCCAGCCTTCAACAATCGCAGCAGCAAGTACCACTGA
- a CDS encoding Shedu immune nuclease family protein yields the protein MASLRPSAFNQRERADGGPFLVVESAEKEEDGGVYVFFTDVPAEQHTLDSPKELLLYVTPDEMTIWPLNVRQDRDDYLLPKYDTLKRIIICRRKVGPYQLPTTTDEVVELLEELPDGFAKDFRFGLGLLWEYRQICETVAEIEGVSTLVIHGGNDAKLDPPLYILGERRFHELRKELNRIASRYQRDARRDKQFSTYHTLLHAADPAQFPVQNKKLRPDAIAEMTNGGRDHAVLSKRDRRAAIRMVQDSVAAMAETDAHTLLALKSDIELVTLKQLINRYQEMLEGGLAESKWQNFFLANPFILNLAFAIPAMVVQGQAYAGGKRLNGSGGKVTDFLCASVSTGNLALIEIKKPDTELLGRTPYRGDDIYGPSTDLGGAIAQVLDQRFRLQSELPVMKNAMNRYDIHSFAVRCIIIAGVTPQEHQQKKSFELVRNALSDVVVITFDELLTRLTELQKAFQLPDFEETVPF from the coding sequence ATGGCTTCGCTCAGACCCTCAGCCTTCAATCAGCGCGAGCGCGCAGATGGTGGCCCGTTCTTGGTCGTTGAATCTGCCGAGAAGGAAGAGGATGGAGGAGTTTACGTCTTCTTTACTGACGTCCCTGCCGAACAGCACACGCTCGATTCACCCAAGGAATTGCTGCTTTATGTGACGCCTGACGAGATGACTATCTGGCCACTCAATGTCAGACAGGATAGGGATGACTACTTGCTCCCAAAATACGACACACTTAAGCGCATCATCATCTGTCGCAGGAAAGTCGGGCCTTACCAACTACCGACGACTACCGACGAGGTTGTTGAACTGCTTGAGGAGCTGCCAGATGGATTCGCCAAGGATTTCCGGTTCGGTCTTGGTCTTCTCTGGGAGTATCGACAGATTTGCGAGACAGTTGCCGAGATTGAGGGCGTTAGCACCTTGGTGATCCATGGGGGAAATGATGCCAAGCTTGATCCTCCACTTTACATTCTCGGCGAAAGACGATTTCACGAACTGAGAAAAGAACTGAACCGCATAGCATCTCGCTATCAGAGGGATGCCCGTAGGGATAAGCAGTTCAGCACTTATCATACTTTATTGCATGCAGCCGACCCGGCACAGTTCCCAGTCCAAAACAAAAAGCTAAGGCCTGATGCGATAGCGGAAATGACCAATGGCGGGCGTGATCATGCTGTTCTTTCCAAACGAGATCGACGTGCCGCCATTAGGATGGTACAGGACAGTGTGGCAGCGATGGCCGAAACGGATGCACACACGCTGTTGGCGTTAAAAAGCGATATCGAGCTTGTTACGTTAAAACAATTAATCAATCGCTATCAAGAAATGCTTGAAGGAGGGCTCGCTGAGAGTAAGTGGCAGAATTTCTTTCTAGCGAACCCTTTCATCCTCAACTTGGCGTTTGCCATCCCTGCGATGGTGGTTCAAGGACAGGCATATGCGGGCGGCAAGCGACTCAATGGAAGCGGGGGTAAAGTTACCGATTTTCTATGTGCGTCAGTCTCCACGGGAAACCTTGCCCTGATTGAGATCAAGAAGCCTGATACTGAACTGCTCGGAAGAACCCCTTATAGGGGGGATGATATATACGGCCCATCTACTGATTTAGGTGGAGCTATTGCTCAGGTATTGGATCAGCGCTTTAGGCTGCAAAGCGAACTGCCAGTCATGAAGAACGCCATGAATCGCTATGATATCCACAGCTTTGCGGTGCGTTGCATCATTATTGCCGGCGTGACACCTCAAGAGCATCAACAGAAAAAATCGTTTGAATTGGTCAGGAATGCCTTGTCGGATGTTGTGGTAATAACCTTTGACGAGCTTCTTACAAGACTGACTGAGCTCCAAAAAGCTTTCCAGTTACCTGATTTCGAAGAAACAGTACCGTTCTAA
- a CDS encoding IS5 family transposase (programmed frameshift), translating to MQRKVISQKLWKSLQPLLSPPPRSRRGGRPRLDDFAALNGILFVLTTGIPWEDLPQELGFGSGMTCWRRLRDWQAQGIWDRLHLALLIQLRQHDQIDWSRASIDGASVAKPPGGQETGPNPTDRGKCGSKRHIIVDRRGLPLALSITGANRHDSMVFETLVDAIPAVPGLPGRPRQKPYKLHADKGYDYRRCRAHLSRRGILVRIARRGVESSERLGRHRWVVERTHSWLAGFGKLRIRFERRLDTHYALLKLAFSLICLRFVDRFC from the exons ATGCAACGAAAAGTCATCAGCCAGAAGCTCTGGAAGTCATTGCAGCCGCTACTCTCTCCGCCGCCGCGTTCCCGCCGGGGTGGGAGGCCGCGGCTGGATGATTTTGCTGCCCTCAACGGCATCTTGTTTGTTCTCACTACCGGCATTCCTTGGGAGGACCTCCCGCAGGAACTCGGTTTTGGCAGCGGGATGACCTGCTGGCGAAGGCTGCGGGATTGGCAAGCGCAAGGCATTTGGGACCGCCTACACCTGGCTCTGCTGATACAACTGCGCCAACACGATCAAATTGATTGGAGCCGGGCCAGCATTGATGGGGCTAGCGTTGCCA AGCCCCCGGGGGGCCAAGAGACCGGCCCCAACCCCACCGATCGAGGTAAATGCGGCAGCAAACGGCACATCATCGTAGATCGCCGAGGTTTGCCATTGGCGCTGAGCATTACCGGCGCCAATCGGCACGACTCCATGGTCTTCGAAACTTTGGTCGATGCGATTCCTGCCGTTCCTGGCTTGCCAGGACGGCCCAGACAAAAGCCTTACAAGCTGCATGCTGACAAAGGCTATGACTACCGCCGTTGTCGTGCACACCTGAGCCGACGCGGAATCTTGGTGCGAATTGCTCGGCGCGGGGTGGAAAGCAGCGAGAGACTAGGTCGCCACCGCTGGGTGGTAGAACGTACCCATTCTTGGCTAGCTGGCTTCGGCAAGTTGCGCATCCGCTTCGAACGGCGGCTGGATACGCATTACGCCTTGCTCAAGCTGGCTTTCTCATTGATATGTCTGCGATTTGTCGACAGGTTTTGTTAG